The Pseudomonas bijieensis DNA window ACGCCACCAGTGCGCGGATCAGGCACGGGACGTTGGAGCCGATGACGCCAAAGGACGAGCGCAACAGCACCGGAAACGGAATGCCGTACTTGGTTCCGGCGAAGGCGTTCAGGGTCAAGGGAATCAGCACAATGATGTTGGCAAACAGGATCGCCAGCAACGCCTCGCCCACCGTCAGGCCAAAGTAGGCGGTGAGCACGCCACCGAGGGTGTAGGTCGGCACGCAGATCGCCATGCCGACCCACAGGGCGGTGATGTGCCATTTGTTCCAGGTTCGCTCGTGCACCTTGGTCGGCGCGATGTCGTGGTTGTAACGGGGGCTGTCGAGGACGTCGCTGCCGGCTTCAAGCTCGAACAATCCGTCGCGCTCAGTCACTGTTGATCTGGTCATGTCCGCTCCACTGTTTTCATTATTTTTGCTCATCGACTGGCGATGGCCGGAGTACTTGCACGCGTGCTACCGACCACCCCGCCAGACCCACGACGGCACTCAATAACCGTGCCGGATAATGCGTCGAGCTGACCGGATGATCGATATAACCCTTTCAACCTTTTGATGTTTAACGTTTTAAAGCCACGTGATTGCCTTGTTTCAATCCCTGCTTGTCGCCCTTGAGGCTAGATGACCTTCACGCCCTGTCGAGTGAGAGATTCAAAGTGGTGCACCCCGGATCAACGCGAGGCGTCTAGACCGCACTTCCAGCACTTTCAAGCCGCTGATTTACCATGACAAATCTCGCTCAAATAACGATCCTGTCAAGTGCGTCAAAATGGTGAGCAGGCTCACCATTTTGGTGATTTAATAATTTATTTCTTTAATTTCAATAAGTTAATTAACGAATAAGCTTATAAAAAATAATCTTGCTCATTTCAATAACTCCAGCTAGCTTCTAATCCTGACAGTAGTGACAAGAATATAAACCGGCACGACTTTACCTACCGTGATCGATAAAACATAAAGAACCGGCAACAGTCGGTCATGCCTGCGAGGAACTCGGAATGTCTCTGTTGATCCGTGGCGCCACCGTTATTACCCATGATGAAAGTTATCGCGCCGATGTGTTTTGCGCCGACGGCGTGATCAAGGCCATTGGTGACAACCTGGATGTTCCCGCCGACGTCGAAGTGCTCGATGGCAGTGGTCAATACCTGATGCCCGGCGGCATCGACCCCCATACGCACATGCAGTTGCCGTTCATGGGCACGGTCGCCAGTGAAGACTTCTTCAGCGGCACGGCAGCGGGCTTGGCCGGGGGCACTACATCGATCATCGACTTCGTGATTCCCAACCCCCAGCAGTCGCTGATGGAAGCCTTTCATCAATGGCGCGGCTGGGCCGAGAAAAGCGCCAGCGACTACGGTTTCCACGTGGCGATCACCTGGTGGAGCGAACAGGTCCGCGAAGAAATGGCCGAGCTGGTCAGCCACCACGGGGTGAACAGCTTCAAGCATTTCATGGCCTACAAGAATGCGATCATGGCCGCCGACGACACCTTGGTCGCGAGCTTCGAGCGCTGCCTGGAATTGGGCGCGGTGCCCACCGTGCACGCCGAGAACGGCGAGCTGGTCTACCACCTGCAACGCAAGCTGCTGGCCCAGGGCATCACTGGGCCGGAAGCCCATCCGCTGTCGCGGCCCTCGCAAGTGGAAGGCGAAGCCGCGAGCCGGGCCATTCGCATTGCCGAGACCCTGGGCACGCCGTTGTACCTGGTGCACGTGTCCACCAAGGAAGCCCTGGACGAAATCACCTACGCCCGCAGCAAGGGCCAACCGGTCTACGGTGAAGTGCTGGCCGGGCATCTGCTGCTGGACGACAGCGTCTATCGCCACCCGGACTGGCAGACTGCCGCCGGCTACGTGATGAGTCCGCCCTTCCGCCCACGCGGGCATCAGGAAGCACTCTGGCACGGCTTGCAGTCGGGCAACCTGCACACCACCGCCACCGACCACTGCTGCTTCTGCGCCGAGCAAAAAGCCGCCGGCCGCGACGACTTCAGCAAGATCCCCAACGGCACCGCCGGGATCGAAGACCGCATGGCCGTGCTCTGGGACGAAGGGGTCAACAGCGGCAAATTGTCGATGCAGGACTTCGTCGCCCTCACCTCCACCAACACCGCGAAGATCTTCAACCTCTACCCACGCAAGGGCGCGATCCGCGTCGGCGCCGATGCCGACCTGGTGCTCTGGGACCCGCAGGGCAGCCGCACGATTTCCGCCAAGACCCACCATCAGCAGGTGGACTTCAACATCTTCGAAGGCAAGACCGTACGCGGCGTACCCAGCCACACCATCAGCCAGGGTCGGCTGGTCTGGGCCGATGGCGACCTGCGTGCCGAACGCGGTGCCGGGCGCTACATCGAACGGCCGGCGTACCCGGCGGTGTTCGATTTGCTGAGTAAGCGGGCGGAGTTGCACAGGCCGGTTGCCGTGGAACGCTGAGAGCGGCCTCCGGCCTATCGCGAGCAGGCTCGCTCCCACAGGGTCTGCTGTGCACACAGATTTCGCGCTCACCCGAAATCCAGTGTGGGAGCGAGCCTGCTCGCGATGAGGCCAGTCCAGACACCGAAAAAAACCACTGCCCACCAGAGGCAGCACCTCAAACACCGTGAGGCCCATTCCATGATCCAGCCCTTGAGTCACCTCCCCCATTCCCAGGAAGACCCGGCCACCCTCGCCGCCCGCTTCAGCGACCTGGCGCCGCCACTCAATGCGCGCCAGGCCCACCTGGAAGCGTCCCGTTGCCTGTATTGCTACGACGCGCCCTGCGTGAACGCCTGTCCGAGCGAGATCGACATTCCTTCGTTCATTCGCAACATCCACCAGGACAACGTCCAAGGCGCGGCGCAGAAAATCCTCTCGGCCAACATCCTCGGCGGCAGTTGCGCGCGCGTCTGCCCCACCGAGGTCCTGTGCCAGCAGGCCTGCGTGCGTAACAACGCCCATGAATGCGCACCGGTGTTGATCGGCTCATTGCAGCGCTACGCGGTGGACAACGCCCA harbors:
- the hydA gene encoding dihydropyrimidinase, whose amino-acid sequence is MSLLIRGATVITHDESYRADVFCADGVIKAIGDNLDVPADVEVLDGSGQYLMPGGIDPHTHMQLPFMGTVASEDFFSGTAAGLAGGTTSIIDFVIPNPQQSLMEAFHQWRGWAEKSASDYGFHVAITWWSEQVREEMAELVSHHGVNSFKHFMAYKNAIMAADDTLVASFERCLELGAVPTVHAENGELVYHLQRKLLAQGITGPEAHPLSRPSQVEGEAASRAIRIAETLGTPLYLVHVSTKEALDEITYARSKGQPVYGEVLAGHLLLDDSVYRHPDWQTAAGYVMSPPFRPRGHQEALWHGLQSGNLHTTATDHCCFCAEQKAAGRDDFSKIPNGTAGIEDRMAVLWDEGVNSGKLSMQDFVALTSTNTAKIFNLYPRKGAIRVGADADLVLWDPQGSRTISAKTHHQQVDFNIFEGKTVRGVPSHTISQGRLVWADGDLRAERGAGRYIERPAYPAVFDLLSKRAELHRPVAVER